GGGTCTCAGCCAGCGCCAGAATCGGCGGCGTGTCAATGATGACAAGGTCGTAGGCGCTGGCCCAGCGGTGCAACAGCCCGGCCAGATCGGGTCGATTGAGCAGTTGCTGGCTCTGTCGACTGGCTTGCCCGGCGGGCAGCAGGTCGACGTTCGGGTACGCCGGGTCGTGAACCGCGCATGCCAGCTCAGGATGCTGCAAGGCGAACGGCAAGGTGGCTTGCACGGCGCTCAGGTCGGCCTGTGCTCCCGGCAGCGGCACGATCTGAGTACTGGCCATATTCCAGAGCCGGTGTTGGGTAGGGCGGTGCAGATCGGCGTCGATCAGCAGCACCCTCTTGCCTTCATCGGCGAAGCTGGCACTTAGAGTGGCCGCCAGACTGCTCTTGCCCGCGCCGGGGCGGCTGCTGGTGATGGCCAGAATCTTGACCTGCTCACCGCCCACACTGCTGAGGTTGATTCGCAGAAAGCCCAGCGACTCGTAGAGGCGACCCGACCGGCTGGCCCGTAGCATCCCGCCGCCTAAATCACGCCGACCTATAAGCGGCACCTGTCCCAGCAGCGGCAGCCCCAACGGCATCAGATCGGCGGCGCTGTTCACCCGTCCACGCAGTGAGCTGAGCAGCAGGGTCAGGCCGCTGGCGGCAAATAAGGTCAGCAGGGCCGCCAGCGCCGCATTGCGGGTGGGTCGGGGAGCGACGGGCGTCACTGGGTCGCTTGGATCGGCTCCCGGCGAGAGGGTGCCGCTGGAGGTTTGCTCCAGTACCGCCACTTGCGAGAGGTTTTGCAGCAAGGTTCCGCGTGCCGCTGTCAGGCTCAGGCCGTCGGGGCTGCCCGCCGGCACGCTCGCAATCCGGATATCGAGGGCCTTGAGCTGCGCGTCGATGTTGCGCCGGGCGTTGGCCACCCCGCGCTGAGCACGCGCGCCGTCCCAGCCCAGCAGAGCGTTCACGGTGGCCCCGGCCAGCACGCGGGCGGCCCTGGGCGTCCCAGCTTGGGCCACGATCTCGTAGACGCCGCGCTGCTGAGTATCGAGGCGCGAGTTCACCTTGATCATGCTGGTGTTGCCGGTGTTGAGGCTCGCCTGTAAGCCCGCCTGAATCTGCTCTGTGGGTTTGGAGCCGAGTTGGGCCGCCGTCACGCTTTGCATGATCGCCTTTGTCACACTGCCGGAGCGCAGGGCCTCGTCGAGCGCACCCTGCGGCAGTGGCGGAGCAGTGACCAGAGTGTTATTGACCACCTGATTGCCCACGTTGCTGAATAGACTGATGATGCTGCTGCGTGACTCGTAGATGGGCGCTTGCGAACGCGACACCAAGTAGGTGCCCGCGCCGACCAGCACCGTCGCCCCCAGAATTGGCAGCAGGCTGCGGCGCAGAGTGCTGAACACCTGCAAAAGATTGATGTCGTCGTTGGCTTTAGTCATTCAAACCTCTAAGAAAGCTCGGTAAAGTGCTGCGGTTTAGATACTAAAGTGGTGCAGCGTGACAGTGACGGAGATCGGGAGGCCAACATCAGACATCTGCTTGCTGCGTCGGGGTCTGTCAGTAGGGCTGCCCGGCGCTGAATTTGTTGAGGTTCTGATTTTACACTCAGCAAAGGCGATCCCAATTTATGTTCGGCGCAGATGCAAAGCGTTGGGTTTGATCAGGCAATCAGTTTAGCGAATTTGCCTGCGACTATGTGCATACGAATGGAGGAGTGATATTGCTATGACACCGCCGTCGAGATTCTTCTCCTCCAAATTTAGCGACCACAACTCGAAAGTTCCTTAAATCCTTGCACTGGGGTTGGGTCACGTCCGATGAGGAAGACTCGGGCGGCTCCAGAAAATGATGCTTCTCTGATATGATGATTTTTAAGCTTTTTAAAAAAAACATAATCATCATATCATCATAGGCGACTTGTCTAGATAAGCTGAACGCGTGTCAGACACCTCTTTTAGCTTCAGAGGGCTGATTTTCCCCCCAAACTTTACGAACACCCGCTCAATTTGCTCTGAAAGCGGCCTCGGAAGTCTGAAAACTGAAAATGACGTCCCACACGTCATTTTCCAAAATTTCCCCCAAACTTTACGAACGGCTGAGAATATTTCCCCCCAAACTTTACGAACAAAAAAGGCTTATTTCCCCCAAACTTTACGAACGACCGGAAAAAAGTAGAAAATAACGTCTCAGAGAGGGAATATCCAGGTTTTCCGGACATTCGACTCAAGGTTTCCCCCAAACTTTACGAATCGGTTCCAGGGAGCAGGGCCAGTACGGCAGCGGCTCTCTCCGGCGCACTGAGCGGCAGGGTCCGTGCCAGCGTTTGAATCACCTGGGGCACCGAGAGTTGGCCGTTCAGGACGGCGGCGCGCAGTTGATCGCCCATCATCACCGTCAAATGCGGCGTCATTCCGCTGAAGCTGAGCTGACGCTCGAGATGCTCGGCTTGCTTCTCTCTGGGCAGGCTTTGAAATAAGGACGTAACTACTGCCCGAAAGCGTATTGAGATCAACCAACTCTGCGGTGCGCTTCATGGCGCAAAGACAAGCTCCAGAACTTTTATACCGCTAAGCGAAATCTGCCCTCCAGCCCTTCAGGCATTCCCCTTGTGCAACGTCCTCGAAGGGTAGCCCTCAACTGGTTGTGATTCACCGCACACGCTCACAGCAGCAGCCCGCCCATCAGTGCTGAGAGAGCCACGACCAGCCACGGCGGCAACTTCGCGTATTCCAGCAAGGCGAACGCGCCCAGAACCAACGCAAAATCAAGGGGTGTCGCCACAGCGGCGGTAAACACGGGCGTGTACAGCGCCGCCAGCAAAATGCCGACTACACCGGCATTCACGCCGCGCAGCGCCGACTGCACAGTGGGCCGGGTACGCAGGGCATTCCAGAACGGCAGGGCACCCGCCACCAGCAAAAATGACGGCAGGAAGATCGCCACCGAGGCCACGGCTGCCGCGACGAAGCGGTTGAGTCCCACCTGGCTGACCGCACCCAGATAGGCGCTGAAGGTAAAGAGTGGGCCAGGCACCGCTTGCGTAGCACCGTACCCGGCGAGGAAGGCGTCACGGGTGACCCAACCGGGCGGAACCACTTCCGCTTCCAGGAGTGGCAGCACGACGTGTCCGCCGCCGAAGACCAGTGAACCCGCGCGGTAAAAGCTGTCAAAGACACTGAGAAACGGTCCGCCCACAGTCTGCCGCAACAGGGGTAGACCCACCAGCAACAAGCCGAACAGCCCCAGAAAGGCCCCACCGAGGCGGCGGGACAGGGCCAGCGGCAATTCTGCGCCCCCGACCAGCCCCGCACCAGGCAGGAAGCGCCAGCCGATCAGACCCGCTGCCAGAATGACCAGGACTT
This genomic window from Deinococcus detaillensis contains:
- a CDS encoding tyrosine-protein kinase domain-containing protein yields the protein MTKANDDINLLQVFSTLRRSLLPILGATVLVGAGTYLVSRSQAPIYESRSSIISLFSNVGNQVVNNTLVTAPPLPQGALDEALRSGSVTKAIMQSVTAAQLGSKPTEQIQAGLQASLNTGNTSMIKVNSRLDTQQRGVYEIVAQAGTPRAARVLAGATVNALLGWDGARAQRGVANARRNIDAQLKALDIRIASVPAGSPDGLSLTAARGTLLQNLSQVAVLEQTSSGTLSPGADPSDPVTPVAPRPTRNAALAALLTLFAASGLTLLLSSLRGRVNSAADLMPLGLPLLGQVPLIGRRDLGGGMLRASRSGRLYESLGFLRINLSSVGGEQVKILAITSSRPGAGKSSLAATLSASFADEGKRVLLIDADLHRPTQHRLWNMASTQIVPLPGAQADLSAVQATLPFALQHPELACAVHDPAYPNVDLLPAGQASRQSQQLLNRPDLAGLLHRWASAYDLVIIDTPPILALAETLKLAISTDGVILVVESGETSLDELERVQQIAQQNGVKLLGTVINKVPRSEQSYYYGYNYAELPQK
- the chrA gene encoding chromate efflux transporter; translated protein: MTNAPHAPLKPGTAPPLPPRSHFLEVLLVFTRLGLTSFGGPVAHLGYFREEFVHRRRWLDEHNYADLVALCQFLPGPASSQVGMALGISRAGLWGALAAWLGFTLPSAIVLVVFALGVTAVGDLGNAGWLQGLKIVAVAVVARAVLGMAKTLTPDRARAALALGAAITVLLLPTTFIQVLVILAAGLIGWRFLPGAGLVGGAELPLALSRRLGGAFLGLFGLLLVGLPLLRQTVGGPFLSVFDSFYRAGSLVFGGGHVVLPLLEAEVVPPGWVTRDAFLAGYGATQAVPGPLFTFSAYLGAVSQVGLNRFVAAAVASVAIFLPSFLLVAGALPFWNALRTRPTVQSALRGVNAGVVGILLAALYTPVFTAAVATPLDFALVLGAFALLEYAKLPPWLVVALSALMGGLLL